From the uncultured Trichococcus sp. genome, one window contains:
- a CDS encoding response regulator gives MYQFLIADDEILIRKGTLKKIEKLGLGIQCAFEAGNGKEALTYLETNPVDFIITDMDMPEFDGVQFLDYLKKQFPEMPIIVISGYQNFSYLQKAIQANAINYILKPFSREDIQKSLLDVLAILENKKSQKSNENEVIISTIIGHQTELGMKALHKLIPVPNQYYLVLSVCREPKTSLELLDQSGIFSEPIPKYAQTRFSIVEKSKTMDLLESLPESVLLGISSPMKDAAAISSYYQNCIDALNSRKSTSQPAIFYYDSTVRNEKYTFAHIAELMYYLETGKENVLKEKLRGYFETAYFSEGATLFDLKDIGLSMIEKSKQFLDDYYRMQSNYTYPEIHQEVMERLFTFMDISTYFLDFLGNIAKSMSYEHLYSSQDIIANVKDYLDIHYADPITLDFLSDIFFINSSYLSTLFKEKTGMKYVDYLNGLRIDAAKTLLQTTDRRAATISKLVGYDNEKYFYRVFKKFTDLTPEQYRKQK, from the coding sequence CAGAAAAGGAACTTTGAAGAAAATCGAAAAATTGGGTCTGGGTATCCAGTGCGCTTTTGAAGCGGGCAACGGCAAGGAGGCCCTCACCTATCTGGAAACGAATCCTGTCGATTTTATCATCACAGATATGGACATGCCGGAGTTTGATGGCGTCCAGTTTCTTGATTATCTGAAGAAACAGTTCCCGGAGATGCCGATCATCGTCATCAGCGGCTATCAGAATTTTTCCTATCTTCAAAAAGCGATCCAGGCCAACGCCATCAACTACATCCTGAAGCCATTCAGCCGCGAGGATATCCAAAAGTCCCTGCTGGATGTCCTCGCGATTCTGGAAAACAAGAAATCCCAGAAAAGCAACGAGAACGAAGTGATCATCAGCACGATCATCGGCCATCAGACGGAACTGGGCATGAAGGCTCTGCATAAGTTGATCCCTGTCCCGAACCAATACTATCTGGTCCTTTCCGTCTGCCGCGAGCCGAAAACTTCCTTGGAGTTGCTGGATCAATCCGGGATTTTCTCGGAGCCTATCCCTAAATATGCGCAGACCCGCTTTTCGATTGTCGAAAAATCAAAAACAATGGATCTATTAGAAAGCCTGCCTGAGAGCGTGTTGTTGGGCATAAGCAGCCCTATGAAGGATGCTGCCGCAATCAGCTCCTATTATCAAAATTGTATCGATGCGTTGAATTCCCGGAAAAGCACCAGCCAACCCGCAATTTTTTATTATGACAGTACAGTCAGAAACGAAAAGTACACCTTCGCGCATATCGCTGAACTGATGTATTACCTGGAGACCGGCAAGGAAAACGTGCTGAAGGAAAAATTACGCGGGTATTTTGAAACAGCCTATTTCAGTGAAGGCGCGACTCTTTTCGATCTAAAGGACATCGGTCTGTCGATGATCGAAAAATCGAAGCAGTTCCTCGATGATTACTACCGCATGCAATCGAATTACACCTATCCGGAAATTCATCAGGAAGTGATGGAGCGGCTCTTCACTTTTATGGACATCAGCACTTATTTCCTGGATTTTTTGGGGAACATCGCCAAGTCGATGTCCTATGAACACTTGTATTCTTCCCAGGATATCATCGCAAACGTCAAGGATTATCTGGATATTCATTATGCCGATCCTATCACGTTGGATTTCCTGTCGGATATTTTCTTCATCAACAGTTCCTATCTGTCGACCTTGTTCAAAGAAAAAACCGGGATGAAATACGTTGACTACCTGAACGGCCTGCGGATCGATGCCGCTAAAACGCTGCTGCAAACGACCGACCGACGCGCTGCGACGATTTCGAAGTTGGTCGGATACGACAATGAGAAGTATTTTTACAGAGTTTTCAAAAAATTCACGGATTTGACGCCGGAACAATACCGGAAACAAAAATAG